From Rhododendron vialii isolate Sample 1 chromosome 10a, ASM3025357v1, the proteins below share one genomic window:
- the LOC131304223 gene encoding rust resistance kinase Lr10-like, whose translation MGTQSDSTAGPPPPTASPPSRWVIKVIVLVFVIVFVIIAVILCAWARRLKRAIVSELKQARATIPPLSSNVVQVGEMDAPTMETFLQDLAKEKPVRFTAQQLRSFTTNYSEVLGSGGSGVVYKGQFPNGVKIAVKVLIRWSLLDKRAEKQFMAEVSTIGRTYHMNLVRLYGFSYDRSMSALVYEYMENGSLDKYLFSDDAQGIDWNKLHEIAIGTAKGIAYLHEECEQRIIHYDIKPGNVLLDANFNPKVADFGLAKLCNRENTHDSRMGYKGTPGYSAPEFLLHNFPITHKCDVYSFGMLLFEIVGRRRNAKMRSTDSLDWFPKHVWDDYEKGELATMTVSCGIEEKDRERAQRMAKVALWCVQDSSEARPPMSAVVRMLEGAVEIMPPPKPFLLSIFCMD comes from the exons ATGGGTACCCAGTCTGATTCAACTGCAggtccaccaccaccaactgcAAGTCCACCATCACGATGGG TCATAAAAGTGATCGTCCTAGTCTTCGTGATAGTCTTCGTGATAATCGCCGTTATCTTATGCGCTTGGGCCAGGAGATTGAAACGGGCGATTGTTTCAGAACTGAAACAAGCCCGTGCTACAATACCGCCACTGTCCTCGAATGTGGTTCAAGTTGGGGAAATGGATGCGCCCACAATGGAGACGTTCCTCCAAGACCTGGCAAAGGAAAAACCGGTAAGATTCACCGCCCAACAGTTACGTAGCTTCACAACCAATTACTCAGAGGTGTTGGGTTCCGGAGGCTCTGGAGTAGTTTACAAAGGACAATTCCCGAATGGAGTCAAGATTGCGGTAAAGGTCCTGATCAGATGGAGCTTACTGGATAAAAGAGCCGAAAAGCAGTTCATGGCGGAGGTGAGCACTATTGGAAGGACTTACCATATGAACCTAGTGAGGCTATACGGTTTTTCCTATGATCGCTCAATGAGTGCGTTAGTTTACGAGTACATGGAAAATGGATCATTGGATAAGTACTTGTTTAGTGATGATGCACAAGGAATTGACTGGAATAAGCTGCATGAAATTGCGATTGGGACGGcgaaaggtatagcttaccttcaCGAAGAGTGTGAGCAAAGAATCATACATTATGACATAAAGCCTGGGAACGTGTTGTTGGATGCCAATTTTAACCCTAAGGTGGCGGATTTCGGCCTTGCAAAGCTTTGCAATAGAGAAAACACCCATGACTCTCGCATGGGATATAAAGGGACCCCCGGTTATTCGGCTCCAGAGTTTCTTCTCCATAACTTCCCTATCACTCACAAATGCGATGTTTATAGCTTCGGCATGCTTTTGTTTGAGATAGTGGGAAGGAGGAGGAATGCTAAAATGCGATCCACCGACAGCCTGGATTGGTTCCCCAAACATGTTTGGGATGATTATGAGAAAGGTGAGCTGGCAACAATGACAGTGTCGTGTGGAATAGAAGAGAAGGATAGAGAGAGAGCACAGAGAATGGCTAAGGTGGCATTGTGGTGTGTTCAGGACTCATCAGAGGCTAGGCCACCGATGAGTGCCGTGGTGAGAATGTTGGAAGGAGCCGTGGAGATCATGCCACCTCCTAAACCATTCCTGTTATCCATTTTCTGTATGGATTAA
- the LOC131304224 gene encoding translation factor GUF1 homolog, mitochondrial gives MLQITKVKVFDIRLGFDRKPQMGYLRRASNTISLPKLRSLSAINRVNPVESRLNWNQFGWNHHAFCSHSRQNSKDNANSIDLSQYPTERIRNFSIIAHVDHGKSTLADRLLELTGTIKRGHGQPQYLDKLQVERERGITVKAQTATMFYDHKFQGANDIDVQEPRRFLLNLIDTPGHVDFSYEVSRSLAACQGALLVVDAAQGVQAQTVANFYLAFESNLTIIPVINKIDQPTADPDRVKAQLKSMFDLDPNGALLTSAKTGQGLEHVLPAVIERMPPPPGNCNSPLRMLLLDSYYDEYKGVICHVAVVDGTLRKGDKISSAATGQSYEVLDVGIMHPELTPTGVLLTGQVGYVVSGMRSTKEARVGDTLHQSRSIVEPLPGFKPVKHMVFSGVYPVDGSDFEALNHAIERLTCNDASVSVTKESSTALGLGFRCGFLGLLHMDVFHQRLEQEYGAHVISTVPTVPYIFEYSDGSKVQVQNPAALPSNSKQRVTATWEPTVIATIIIPSEYVGPVITLCSERRGEQLEYTFIDSQRALMKYRLPLREIVVDFYNELKSITSGYASFDYEDSEYQASDLVKLDLLLNGQPIDAMTAIVHNLKAQRLGRDLVEKLKKFIDRQMFEITIQAAIGSKVVARETVSAMRKNVLAKCYGGDVTRKRKLLEKQKEGKKRMKRVGSVDIPQEAFHELLKVS, from the exons ATGCTTCAGATTACCAAAGTTAAGGTCTTTGATATtcgattagggtttgatcgTAAACCTCAAATGGGTTATTTGAGAAGAGCTTCAAATACCATCAGTTTACCAAAGTTAAGGTCTTTATCTGCTATAAATAGAGTTAACCCAGTTGAGAGTAGACTCAATTGGAACCAATTTGGGTGGAATCACCATGCCTTCTGTTCTCATTCTCGCCAAAATAGCAAAGACAATGCCAATTCCATTGATTTAAGCCAGTACCCAACTGAAAGGATTAGGAATTTTTCCATTATTGCCCATGTTGATCACGGCAAGTCGACGCTTGCTGACCGGCTTTTGGAGCTCACCGGGACCATAAAGAGAGGACATGGTCAGCCTCAGTACCTAGATAAGTTACAG GTAGAAAGAGAAAGGGGAATAACCGTCAAAGCCCAGACAGCAACTATGTTCTATGATCACAAGTTTCAGGGTGCCAATGATATTGATGTGCAAGAACCCCGAAGGTTTTTGCTAAACTTAATCGACACCCCTGGTCATGTAGATTTCAGCTATGAAGTATCAAGATCCTTAGCTGCTTGTCAAGGTGCTCTTTTGGTTGTTGATGCTGCCCAAGGTGTCCAGGCACAAACTGTTGCCAACTTTTATCTTGCTTTTGAGTCCAACCTGACAATAATCCCTGTAATAAACAAAATTGACCAGCCAACTGCTGATCCAGATCGTGTTAAAGCTCAGCTGAAATCCATGTTTGATCTTGACCCAAATGGTGCTCTTTTAACTTCTGCGAAGACGGGTCAAGGTCTTGAGCACGTTCTTCCAGCTGTCATAGAGCGAATGCCTCCTCCTCCTGGGAACTGTAATTCACCTTTGCGTATGCTCTTGTTGGATTCTTATTACGACGAATACAAGGGAGTAATCTGCCATGTGGCAGTTGTTGACGGCACTTTGCGGAAAGGGGATAAAATTTCATCTGCAGCAACAGGTCAGTCTTATGAAGTTTTGGACGTGGGAATCATGCATCCAGAACTCACGCCTACTGGAGTCCTTTTAACTGGACAAGTGGGATATGTTGTCAGTGGCATGCGCTCAACTAAAGAGGCACGGGTTGGGGATACTTTGCATCAAAGTCGAAGCATTGTAGAACCACTTCCAG GTTTCAAGCCTGTAAAACACATGGTGTTTTCTGGTGTTTACCCAGTTGATGGATCCGATTTTGAGGCACTTAACCATGCAATAGAGAGACTCACATGCAATGATGCTAGTGTCTCAGTCACCAAGGAGAGTAGCACGGCACTTGGTCTTGGATTTAG GTGTGGTTTCTTAGGCTTGCTTCACATGGATGTCTTTCACCAGCGTCTTGAACAG GAGTATGGAGCTCACGTCATTTCTACTGTCCCAACAGTACCCTATATTTTTGAGTATTCAGATGGAAG CAAAGTACAAGTTCAAAATCCTGCTGCTTTGCCCTCAAATTCCAAACAACGGGTGACTGCTACTTGGGAACCGACTGTAATAGCTACAATAATTATCCCTAGTGA GTATGTGGGTCCTGTTATCACCCTTTGCTCTGAGCGGAGAGGGGAGCAGTTGGAGTACACATTTATAGATAG TCAACGCGCCTTAATGAAGTATCGTTTGCCTTTAAGGGAAATTGTGGTTGACTTCTATAATGAGTTGAAGAGTATAACATCAGGGTATGCATCGTTTGATTACGAGGATTCCGA ATATCAAGCCTCAGATTTGGTGAAACTTGATCTTCTCCTGAATGGACAACCAATTGATGCCATGACGGCAATTGTTCACAATTTGAAGGCGCAACGTCTTGGTCGTGATCTTGTGGAGAAGCTTAAGAAATTCATAGACAG GCAAATGTTTGAGATAACAATACAAGCTGCCATTGGATCAAAGGTGGTTGCAAGAGAGAC GGTTTCAGCCATGAGGAAGAATGTACTAGCAAAGTGTTACGGTGGAGATGTGACTCGGAAGAGGAAGTTGTTAGAAAAGcagaaggaaggaaagaaacgAATGAAGCGCGTTGGCTCTGTTGACATACCACAGGAGGCTTTTCATGAACTGCTGAAGGTTTCCTAG